One window from the genome of Oryctolagus cuniculus chromosome 1, mOryCun1.1, whole genome shotgun sequence encodes:
- the LOC100352725 gene encoding golgin subfamily A member 2 isoform X3, translated as MWPPLPPPPPRPAMSEETRQSKLAAAKKKLREYQQKNSPGGPAAGRKKKKLKNGSSPETAPAGGCHPTEDIQDILKVLVSDLNRSNGVALPPLDKWKAPNDCAAPAAPSADATVLPGGVASPGTSLTSTAPTQNHAADHGPALIDETKTLSSTESLRQLSQQLNGLVSESTSYLNGEGLTASNMKDLEKQQNQETLDQVEKEKKECQQKLAKEQGALREQLQVHIQTIGILVSEKADLQSALAHTQQAARQKAGESEDLANRLQTTRQRVGELERTLSAVSTQQKQVDRHNKELTQERDALKLELYKNNRNNEDLKQQNSELQERLRVLETEKKALQLGTEELQKKLEMSELLLQQFSSESGASDGRQQLQQAMEERAQLEKHVQQLLETQTHLRMDRDRYAEGLEEERALWQEKMQQMSAQLCTLREEKEHGLSRVQELETTVAELKSQRAEPPAPESAAPPAGPSAAEQQLQAQAEQLQKELESLAGQLQAQVQDNAGLSRLNQQQEQRLLQLEREAELWGSQAEERKQILESMQSDRVTISRALLQNRELKEQLAELQDGFVRLSNDNMELTSSLQAEQHVKNELAKKLGQLQERLGELKETVELKSQEAQSLQQQRDQYLGHLQQYVAAYQQHAAAYQQLSSEKEALHKQILLQTQLMDRLQHEEVQGKVAVQVARQELQETQERLEAAAQQNQQLQAQLGLLGLPGEGDGEEEEEEEEEEETPQAKVPVPEDLESREAVVTFFTSALARAEEERARLRGQLREQKARCRRLAVLAVPSQGEPEGTSAAGTGGDSVSGETHQALQGAMEKLQTRFLEVMAEKAELRERVEELEHRCIQLSGETDTIGEYIALYQNQRAVLKERHREKEEYISRLAQDKEDMKIKLLELQELVLQLVGERSEWQGRVLAAAPDRADHPAPAAPALQDAADPQAGLGEVSLADTVEPAQGEAGEGSSTQNPTAQQIMRLLREIQHPQERPGLGTNPCIPFFYRADEHDEVKILIV; from the exons GCGCCCAACGACTGTGCGGCTCCTGCAGCACCCTCTGCTGATGCCACCGTGTTACCTGGCGGTGTAGCGTCCCCTGGCACTAGTCTAACCAGCACGGCGCCGACTCAG aACCATGCTGCTGACCATGGCCCTGCCCTCATAGATGAGACCAA GACTTTGTCATCCACGGAGAGCCTGCGTCAGCTTTCTCAGCAGCTCAATGGTCTTGTGTCCGAG TCCACATCCTACCTCAATGGAGAGGGCCTCACGGCTTCTAACATGAAGGATCTGGAG AAACAACAGAACCAAGAAACTCTGGATCAAGTGGAAAAA GAGAAGAAAGAATGTCAGCAGAAGTTGGCCAAGGAGCAGGGGGCTTTAAGAGAACAACTGCAG GTTCACATTCAAACCATTGGGATTCTTGTGTCTGAGAAGGCGGATTTACAGTCGGCCCTGGCTCACACccagcaggcagccaggcagaaagcag GAGAGTCTGAGGACCTTGCTAATCGCCTGCAGACGACCCGCCAGCGCGTCGGAGAGCTGGAGCGGACGCTGTCTGCCGTCTCCACGCAGCAGAAGCAGGTGGACAGG CACAACAAGGAGTTGACCCAAGAGCGAGATGCTCTCAAACTGGAGTTATACAAGAACAA CAGAAACAACGAGGACCTGAAGCAGCAGAACTCTGAGCTCCAGGAGAGGCTTCGCGTCCTCGAGACAGAGAAGAAGGCCCTGCAGCTGGGCACGGAGGAGCTGCAGAAGAAGCTGGAGATGTCCGAGCTGCTGCTGCAGCAA TTCTCTAGCGAGTCTGGCGCCTCTGACGGTAGGCAGCAGCTTCAGCAGGCCATGGAGGAGCGGGCCCAGCTGGAGAAACACGTGCAACAG CTGCTGGAGACGCAGACACACCTGCGGATGGACAGGGACCGCTACGCagagggcctggaggaggagcgTGCCCTGTGGCAGGAGAAGATGCAGCAGATGTCTGCGCAG CTGTGCACgctgagggaggagaaggagcacGGCCTGAGTCGGGTGCAGGAGCTGGAGACCACCGTGGCCGAGCTCAAGAGCCAGAGGG CGGAGCCTCCCGCCCCGGAGTCCGCAGCGCCCCCCGCGGGGCCGTCGGCGGCggagcagcagctgcaggcgCAGGCTGAGCAGCTGCAGAAGGAGCTGGAGAGCCTGGCGGGGCAGCTGCAGGCCCAGGTGCAGGACAACGCAGGCCTGAGTCGCCTGaaccagcagcaggagcagcggctgctgcagctggagcgGGAGGCGGAGCTGTGGGGCAGCCAGGCCGAGGAGCGCAAGCAGATCCTGGAGAGCATGCAGAGCGACCGCGTGACCATCAGCCGCGCGCTCCTGCAGAACCGGGAGCTCAAGGAGCAGCTGGCCGAGCTGCAGGATGGCTTCGTGCGACTG AGCAATGACAACATGGAGCTCACCAGCTCGCTGCAGGCCGAGCAGCACGTCAAGAACGAGCTGGCCAAGAAGCTCGGCCAgctgcaggagaggctgggggagctGAAGGAGACG GTGGAGCTGAAGAGCCAGGAGGCTCAGAGTCTGCAGCAGCAGCGCGACCAGTACCTGGGCCACCTGCAGCAGTACGTGGCCGCCTACCAGCAGCACGCGGCTGCCTACCAGCAGCTGAGCTCCGAGAAGGAGGCGCTGCACAAGCAGATTCTGCTGCAGACGCAGCTCATGGACCGGCTGCAGCACGAGGAGGTGCAGGGCAAGGTGGCGGTCCAGGTGGCTCGCCAGGAGCTGCAGGAGACCCAG GAGCGCCTGGAAGCTGCCGCCCAGCAAAACCAGCAGCTGCAAGCTCAGCTGGGCCTCCTGGGCCTCCCTGGAGAGG gagatggggaggaggaggaggaggaggaggaggaggaggaaactcCCCAGGCCAAAGTGCCCGTCCCAGAAGACCTGGAGAGCCGAGAGGCCGTG GTGACGTTCTTTACGTCGGCTCTCGCCCGAGCCGAGGAAGAGCGGGCCCGACTCCGCGGGCAGCTGAGGGAGCAGAAGGCTCGCTGCCGGCGCCTGGCTGTCCTTGCCGTGCCATCGCAGGGGGAGCCCGAGGGGACCTCAGCCGCTGGGACTGGGGGTGACTCTGTGTCTGGGGAGACTCACCAGGCCCTCCAGGGGGCCATGGAGAAGCTGCAG ACCCGCTTTCTGGAGGTGATGGCGGAGAAGGCGGAGCTCCGAGAGCGGGTAGAGGAGCTAGAACACCgctgcatccagctctctggagagACGGACACCATCG GAGAGTACATTGCCCTCTACCAGAACCAGAGGGCAGTGCTGAAGGAGCGGCACCGGGAGAAGGAGGAGTACATCAGCCGGCTGGCCCAGGACAAGGAGGACATGAAG ATCAAActcctggagctgcaggagctggtgctgcagcttgTGGGCGAGCGCAGCGAGTGGCAGGGCCGAGTGCTGGCTGCCGCCCCGGACCGCGCTGACCATCCCGCTCCTgcggccccagccctgcaggacgCTGCTGACCCGCAGGCTG GGCTTGGGGAGGTGAGCCTCGCCGACACCGTGGAGCCTGCGcaaggagaggctggggagggctcGTCCACGCAGAACCCTACCGCGCAGCAGATCATGAGGCTGCTGCGGGAGATCCAGCACCCCCAGGAGCGCCCAGGCCTGGGCACCAACCCCTGCATCCCCTTCTTCTACCGGGCTGACGAGCACGACGAAGTGAAGATCCTGATCGTCTAA
- the LOC100352725 gene encoding golgin subfamily A member 2 isoform X7: MWPPLPPPPPRPAMSEETRQSKLAAAKKKLREYQQKNSPGGPAAGRKKKKLKNGSSPETAPAGGCHPTEDKQQNQETLDQVEKEKKECQQKLAKEQGALREQLQVHIQTIGILVSEKADLQSALAHTQQAARQKAGESEDLANRLQTTRQRVGELERTLSAVSTQQKQVDRHNKELTQERDALKLELYKNNRNNEDLKQQNSELQERLRVLETEKKALQLGTEELQKKLEMSELLLQQFSSESGASDGRQQLQQAMEERAQLEKHVQQLLETQTHLRMDRDRYAEGLEEERALWQEKMQQMSAQLCTLREEKEHGLSRVQELETTVAELKSQRAEPPAPESAAPPAGPSAAEQQLQAQAEQLQKELESLAGQLQAQVQDNAGLSRLNQQQEQRLLQLEREAELWGSQAEERKQILESMQSDRVTISRALLQNRELKEQLAELQDGFVRLSNDNMELTSSLQAEQHVKNELAKKLGQLQERLGELKETVELKSQEAQSLQQQRDQYLGHLQQYVAAYQQHAAAYQQLSSEKEALHKQILLQTQLMDRLQHEEVQGKVAVQVARQELQETQERLEAAAQQNQQLQAQLGLLGLPGEGDGEEEEEEEEEEETPQAKVPVPEDLESREAVVTFFTSALARAEEERARLRGQLREQKARCRRLAVLAVPSQGEPEGTSAAGTGGDSVSGETHQALQGAMEKLQTRFLEVMAEKAELRERVEELEHRCIQLSGETDTIGEYIALYQNQRAVLKERHREKEEYISRLAQDKEDMKIKLLELQELVLQLVGERSEWQGRVLAAAPDRADHPAPAAPALQDAADPQAGLGEVSLADTVEPAQGEAGEGSSTQNPTAQQIMRLLREIQHPQERPGLGTNPCIPFFYRADEHDEVKILIV; the protein is encoded by the exons AAACAACAGAACCAAGAAACTCTGGATCAAGTGGAAAAA GAGAAGAAAGAATGTCAGCAGAAGTTGGCCAAGGAGCAGGGGGCTTTAAGAGAACAACTGCAG GTTCACATTCAAACCATTGGGATTCTTGTGTCTGAGAAGGCGGATTTACAGTCGGCCCTGGCTCACACccagcaggcagccaggcagaaagcag GAGAGTCTGAGGACCTTGCTAATCGCCTGCAGACGACCCGCCAGCGCGTCGGAGAGCTGGAGCGGACGCTGTCTGCCGTCTCCACGCAGCAGAAGCAGGTGGACAGG CACAACAAGGAGTTGACCCAAGAGCGAGATGCTCTCAAACTGGAGTTATACAAGAACAA CAGAAACAACGAGGACCTGAAGCAGCAGAACTCTGAGCTCCAGGAGAGGCTTCGCGTCCTCGAGACAGAGAAGAAGGCCCTGCAGCTGGGCACGGAGGAGCTGCAGAAGAAGCTGGAGATGTCCGAGCTGCTGCTGCAGCAA TTCTCTAGCGAGTCTGGCGCCTCTGACGGTAGGCAGCAGCTTCAGCAGGCCATGGAGGAGCGGGCCCAGCTGGAGAAACACGTGCAACAG CTGCTGGAGACGCAGACACACCTGCGGATGGACAGGGACCGCTACGCagagggcctggaggaggagcgTGCCCTGTGGCAGGAGAAGATGCAGCAGATGTCTGCGCAG CTGTGCACgctgagggaggagaaggagcacGGCCTGAGTCGGGTGCAGGAGCTGGAGACCACCGTGGCCGAGCTCAAGAGCCAGAGGG CGGAGCCTCCCGCCCCGGAGTCCGCAGCGCCCCCCGCGGGGCCGTCGGCGGCggagcagcagctgcaggcgCAGGCTGAGCAGCTGCAGAAGGAGCTGGAGAGCCTGGCGGGGCAGCTGCAGGCCCAGGTGCAGGACAACGCAGGCCTGAGTCGCCTGaaccagcagcaggagcagcggctgctgcagctggagcgGGAGGCGGAGCTGTGGGGCAGCCAGGCCGAGGAGCGCAAGCAGATCCTGGAGAGCATGCAGAGCGACCGCGTGACCATCAGCCGCGCGCTCCTGCAGAACCGGGAGCTCAAGGAGCAGCTGGCCGAGCTGCAGGATGGCTTCGTGCGACTG AGCAATGACAACATGGAGCTCACCAGCTCGCTGCAGGCCGAGCAGCACGTCAAGAACGAGCTGGCCAAGAAGCTCGGCCAgctgcaggagaggctgggggagctGAAGGAGACG GTGGAGCTGAAGAGCCAGGAGGCTCAGAGTCTGCAGCAGCAGCGCGACCAGTACCTGGGCCACCTGCAGCAGTACGTGGCCGCCTACCAGCAGCACGCGGCTGCCTACCAGCAGCTGAGCTCCGAGAAGGAGGCGCTGCACAAGCAGATTCTGCTGCAGACGCAGCTCATGGACCGGCTGCAGCACGAGGAGGTGCAGGGCAAGGTGGCGGTCCAGGTGGCTCGCCAGGAGCTGCAGGAGACCCAG GAGCGCCTGGAAGCTGCCGCCCAGCAAAACCAGCAGCTGCAAGCTCAGCTGGGCCTCCTGGGCCTCCCTGGAGAGG gagatggggaggaggaggaggaggaggaggaggaggaggaaactcCCCAGGCCAAAGTGCCCGTCCCAGAAGACCTGGAGAGCCGAGAGGCCGTG GTGACGTTCTTTACGTCGGCTCTCGCCCGAGCCGAGGAAGAGCGGGCCCGACTCCGCGGGCAGCTGAGGGAGCAGAAGGCTCGCTGCCGGCGCCTGGCTGTCCTTGCCGTGCCATCGCAGGGGGAGCCCGAGGGGACCTCAGCCGCTGGGACTGGGGGTGACTCTGTGTCTGGGGAGACTCACCAGGCCCTCCAGGGGGCCATGGAGAAGCTGCAG ACCCGCTTTCTGGAGGTGATGGCGGAGAAGGCGGAGCTCCGAGAGCGGGTAGAGGAGCTAGAACACCgctgcatccagctctctggagagACGGACACCATCG GAGAGTACATTGCCCTCTACCAGAACCAGAGGGCAGTGCTGAAGGAGCGGCACCGGGAGAAGGAGGAGTACATCAGCCGGCTGGCCCAGGACAAGGAGGACATGAAG ATCAAActcctggagctgcaggagctggtgctgcagcttgTGGGCGAGCGCAGCGAGTGGCAGGGCCGAGTGCTGGCTGCCGCCCCGGACCGCGCTGACCATCCCGCTCCTgcggccccagccctgcaggacgCTGCTGACCCGCAGGCTG GGCTTGGGGAGGTGAGCCTCGCCGACACCGTGGAGCCTGCGcaaggagaggctggggagggctcGTCCACGCAGAACCCTACCGCGCAGCAGATCATGAGGCTGCTGCGGGAGATCCAGCACCCCCAGGAGCGCCCAGGCCTGGGCACCAACCCCTGCATCCCCTTCTTCTACCGGGCTGACGAGCACGACGAAGTGAAGATCCTGATCGTCTAA
- the LOC100352725 gene encoding golgin subfamily A member 2 isoform X5 produces MWPPLPPPPPRPAMSEETRQSKLAAAKKKLREYQQKNSPGGPAAGRKKKKLKNGSSPETAPAGGCHPTEDAPNDCAAPAAPSADATVLPGGVASPGTSLTSTAPTQNHAADHGPALIDETKTLSSTESLRQLSQQLNGLVSESTSYLNGEGLTASNMKDLEKQQNQETLDQVEKEKKECQQKLAKEQGALREQLQVHIQTIGILVSEKADLQSALAHTQQAARQKAGESEDLANRLQTTRQRVGELERTLSAVSTQQKQVDRHNKELTQERDALKLELYKNNRNNEDLKQQNSELQERLRVLETEKKALQLGTEELQKKLEMSELLLQQFSSESGASDGRQQLQQAMEERAQLEKHVQQLLETQTHLRMDRDRYAEGLEEERALWQEKMQQMSAQLCTLREEKEHGLSRVQELETTVAELKSQRAEPPAPESAAPPAGPSAAEQQLQAQAEQLQKELESLAGQLQAQVQDNAGLSRLNQQQEQRLLQLEREAELWGSQAEERKQILESMQSDRVTISRALLQNRELKEQLAELQDGFVRLSNDNMELTSSLQAEQHVKNELAKKLGQLQERLGELKETVELKSQEAQSLQQQRDQYLGHLQQYVAAYQQHAAAYQQLSSEKEALHKQILLQTQLMDRLQHEEVQGKVAVQVARQELQETQERLEAAAQQNQQLQAQLGLLGLPGEGDGEEEEEEEEEEETPQAKVPVPEDLESREAVVTFFTSALARAEEERARLRGQLREQKARCRRLAVLAVPSQGEPEGTSAAGTGGDSVSGETHQALQGAMEKLQTRFLEVMAEKAELRERVEELEHRCIQLSGETDTIGEYIALYQNQRAVLKERHREKEEYISRLAQDKEDMKIKLLELQELVLQLVGERSEWQGRVLAAAPDRADHPAPAAPALQDAADPQAGLGEVSLADTVEPAQGEAGEGSSTQNPTAQQIMRLLREIQHPQERPGLGTNPCIPFFYRADEHDEVKILIV; encoded by the exons GCGCCCAACGACTGTGCGGCTCCTGCAGCACCCTCTGCTGATGCCACCGTGTTACCTGGCGGTGTAGCGTCCCCTGGCACTAGTCTAACCAGCACGGCGCCGACTCAG aACCATGCTGCTGACCATGGCCCTGCCCTCATAGATGAGACCAA GACTTTGTCATCCACGGAGAGCCTGCGTCAGCTTTCTCAGCAGCTCAATGGTCTTGTGTCCGAG TCCACATCCTACCTCAATGGAGAGGGCCTCACGGCTTCTAACATGAAGGATCTGGAG AAACAACAGAACCAAGAAACTCTGGATCAAGTGGAAAAA GAGAAGAAAGAATGTCAGCAGAAGTTGGCCAAGGAGCAGGGGGCTTTAAGAGAACAACTGCAG GTTCACATTCAAACCATTGGGATTCTTGTGTCTGAGAAGGCGGATTTACAGTCGGCCCTGGCTCACACccagcaggcagccaggcagaaagcag GAGAGTCTGAGGACCTTGCTAATCGCCTGCAGACGACCCGCCAGCGCGTCGGAGAGCTGGAGCGGACGCTGTCTGCCGTCTCCACGCAGCAGAAGCAGGTGGACAGG CACAACAAGGAGTTGACCCAAGAGCGAGATGCTCTCAAACTGGAGTTATACAAGAACAA CAGAAACAACGAGGACCTGAAGCAGCAGAACTCTGAGCTCCAGGAGAGGCTTCGCGTCCTCGAGACAGAGAAGAAGGCCCTGCAGCTGGGCACGGAGGAGCTGCAGAAGAAGCTGGAGATGTCCGAGCTGCTGCTGCAGCAA TTCTCTAGCGAGTCTGGCGCCTCTGACGGTAGGCAGCAGCTTCAGCAGGCCATGGAGGAGCGGGCCCAGCTGGAGAAACACGTGCAACAG CTGCTGGAGACGCAGACACACCTGCGGATGGACAGGGACCGCTACGCagagggcctggaggaggagcgTGCCCTGTGGCAGGAGAAGATGCAGCAGATGTCTGCGCAG CTGTGCACgctgagggaggagaaggagcacGGCCTGAGTCGGGTGCAGGAGCTGGAGACCACCGTGGCCGAGCTCAAGAGCCAGAGGG CGGAGCCTCCCGCCCCGGAGTCCGCAGCGCCCCCCGCGGGGCCGTCGGCGGCggagcagcagctgcaggcgCAGGCTGAGCAGCTGCAGAAGGAGCTGGAGAGCCTGGCGGGGCAGCTGCAGGCCCAGGTGCAGGACAACGCAGGCCTGAGTCGCCTGaaccagcagcaggagcagcggctgctgcagctggagcgGGAGGCGGAGCTGTGGGGCAGCCAGGCCGAGGAGCGCAAGCAGATCCTGGAGAGCATGCAGAGCGACCGCGTGACCATCAGCCGCGCGCTCCTGCAGAACCGGGAGCTCAAGGAGCAGCTGGCCGAGCTGCAGGATGGCTTCGTGCGACTG AGCAATGACAACATGGAGCTCACCAGCTCGCTGCAGGCCGAGCAGCACGTCAAGAACGAGCTGGCCAAGAAGCTCGGCCAgctgcaggagaggctgggggagctGAAGGAGACG GTGGAGCTGAAGAGCCAGGAGGCTCAGAGTCTGCAGCAGCAGCGCGACCAGTACCTGGGCCACCTGCAGCAGTACGTGGCCGCCTACCAGCAGCACGCGGCTGCCTACCAGCAGCTGAGCTCCGAGAAGGAGGCGCTGCACAAGCAGATTCTGCTGCAGACGCAGCTCATGGACCGGCTGCAGCACGAGGAGGTGCAGGGCAAGGTGGCGGTCCAGGTGGCTCGCCAGGAGCTGCAGGAGACCCAG GAGCGCCTGGAAGCTGCCGCCCAGCAAAACCAGCAGCTGCAAGCTCAGCTGGGCCTCCTGGGCCTCCCTGGAGAGG gagatggggaggaggaggaggaggaggaggaggaggaggaaactcCCCAGGCCAAAGTGCCCGTCCCAGAAGACCTGGAGAGCCGAGAGGCCGTG GTGACGTTCTTTACGTCGGCTCTCGCCCGAGCCGAGGAAGAGCGGGCCCGACTCCGCGGGCAGCTGAGGGAGCAGAAGGCTCGCTGCCGGCGCCTGGCTGTCCTTGCCGTGCCATCGCAGGGGGAGCCCGAGGGGACCTCAGCCGCTGGGACTGGGGGTGACTCTGTGTCTGGGGAGACTCACCAGGCCCTCCAGGGGGCCATGGAGAAGCTGCAG ACCCGCTTTCTGGAGGTGATGGCGGAGAAGGCGGAGCTCCGAGAGCGGGTAGAGGAGCTAGAACACCgctgcatccagctctctggagagACGGACACCATCG GAGAGTACATTGCCCTCTACCAGAACCAGAGGGCAGTGCTGAAGGAGCGGCACCGGGAGAAGGAGGAGTACATCAGCCGGCTGGCCCAGGACAAGGAGGACATGAAG ATCAAActcctggagctgcaggagctggtgctgcagcttgTGGGCGAGCGCAGCGAGTGGCAGGGCCGAGTGCTGGCTGCCGCCCCGGACCGCGCTGACCATCCCGCTCCTgcggccccagccctgcaggacgCTGCTGACCCGCAGGCTG GGCTTGGGGAGGTGAGCCTCGCCGACACCGTGGAGCCTGCGcaaggagaggctggggagggctcGTCCACGCAGAACCCTACCGCGCAGCAGATCATGAGGCTGCTGCGGGAGATCCAGCACCCCCAGGAGCGCCCAGGCCTGGGCACCAACCCCTGCATCCCCTTCTTCTACCGGGCTGACGAGCACGACGAAGTGAAGATCCTGATCGTCTAA
- the LOC100352725 gene encoding golgin subfamily A member 2 isoform X2 produces the protein MWPPLPPPPPRPAMSEETRQSKLAAAKKKLREYQQKNSPGGPAAGRKKKKLKNGSSPETAPAGGCHPTEDAPNDCAAPAAPSADATVLPGGVASPGTSLTSTAPTQNHAADHGPALIDETKTLSSTESLRQLSQQLNGLVSESTSYLNGEGLTASNMKDLESRYQELAVALDSSYLTNKQLSNTIEELKQQNQETLDQVEKEKKECQQKLAKEQGALREQLQVHIQTIGILVSEKADLQSALAHTQQAARQKAGESEDLANRLQTTRQRVGELERTLSAVSTQQKQVDRHNKELTQERDALKLELYKNNRNNEDLKQQNSELQERLRVLETEKKALQLGTEELQKKLEMSELLLQQFSSESGASDGRQQLQQAMEERAQLEKHVQQLLETQTHLRMDRDRYAEGLEEERALWQEKMQQMSAQLCTLREEKEHGLSRVQELETTVAELKSQRAEPPAPESAAPPAGPSAAEQQLQAQAEQLQKELESLAGQLQAQVQDNAGLSRLNQQQEQRLLQLEREAELWGSQAEERKQILESMQSDRVTISRALLQNRELKEQLAELQDGFVRLSNDNMELTSSLQAEQHVKNELAKKLGQLQERLGELKETVELKSQEAQSLQQQRDQYLGHLQQYVAAYQQHAAAYQQLSSEKEALHKQILLQTQLMDRLQHEEVQGKVAVQVARQELQETQERLEAAAQQNQQLQAQLGLLGLPGEGDGEEEEEEEEEEETPQAKVPVPEDLESREAVVTFFTSALARAEEERARLRGQLREQKARCRRLAVLAVPSQGEPEGTSAAGTGGDSVSGETHQALQGAMEKLQTRFLEVMAEKAELRERVEELEHRCIQLSGETDTIGEYIALYQNQRAVLKERHREKEEYISRLAQDKEDMKIKLLELQELVLQLVGERSEWQGRVLAAAPDRADHPAPAAPALQDAADPQAGLGEVSLADTVEPAQGEAGEGSSTQNPTAQQIMRLLREIQHPQERPGLGTNPCIPFFYRADEHDEVKILIV, from the exons GCGCCCAACGACTGTGCGGCTCCTGCAGCACCCTCTGCTGATGCCACCGTGTTACCTGGCGGTGTAGCGTCCCCTGGCACTAGTCTAACCAGCACGGCGCCGACTCAG aACCATGCTGCTGACCATGGCCCTGCCCTCATAGATGAGACCAA GACTTTGTCATCCACGGAGAGCCTGCGTCAGCTTTCTCAGCAGCTCAATGGTCTTGTGTCCGAG TCCACATCCTACCTCAATGGAGAGGGCCTCACGGCTTCTAACATGAAGGATCTGGAG AGCCGGTACCAAGAGCTGGCAGTAGCCCTGGACTCCAGCTATCTAACAAACAAACAGCTCAGTAACACCATAGAGGAATTG AAACAACAGAACCAAGAAACTCTGGATCAAGTGGAAAAA GAGAAGAAAGAATGTCAGCAGAAGTTGGCCAAGGAGCAGGGGGCTTTAAGAGAACAACTGCAG GTTCACATTCAAACCATTGGGATTCTTGTGTCTGAGAAGGCGGATTTACAGTCGGCCCTGGCTCACACccagcaggcagccaggcagaaagcag GAGAGTCTGAGGACCTTGCTAATCGCCTGCAGACGACCCGCCAGCGCGTCGGAGAGCTGGAGCGGACGCTGTCTGCCGTCTCCACGCAGCAGAAGCAGGTGGACAGG CACAACAAGGAGTTGACCCAAGAGCGAGATGCTCTCAAACTGGAGTTATACAAGAACAA CAGAAACAACGAGGACCTGAAGCAGCAGAACTCTGAGCTCCAGGAGAGGCTTCGCGTCCTCGAGACAGAGAAGAAGGCCCTGCAGCTGGGCACGGAGGAGCTGCAGAAGAAGCTGGAGATGTCCGAGCTGCTGCTGCAGCAA TTCTCTAGCGAGTCTGGCGCCTCTGACGGTAGGCAGCAGCTTCAGCAGGCCATGGAGGAGCGGGCCCAGCTGGAGAAACACGTGCAACAG CTGCTGGAGACGCAGACACACCTGCGGATGGACAGGGACCGCTACGCagagggcctggaggaggagcgTGCCCTGTGGCAGGAGAAGATGCAGCAGATGTCTGCGCAG CTGTGCACgctgagggaggagaaggagcacGGCCTGAGTCGGGTGCAGGAGCTGGAGACCACCGTGGCCGAGCTCAAGAGCCAGAGGG CGGAGCCTCCCGCCCCGGAGTCCGCAGCGCCCCCCGCGGGGCCGTCGGCGGCggagcagcagctgcaggcgCAGGCTGAGCAGCTGCAGAAGGAGCTGGAGAGCCTGGCGGGGCAGCTGCAGGCCCAGGTGCAGGACAACGCAGGCCTGAGTCGCCTGaaccagcagcaggagcagcggctgctgcagctggagcgGGAGGCGGAGCTGTGGGGCAGCCAGGCCGAGGAGCGCAAGCAGATCCTGGAGAGCATGCAGAGCGACCGCGTGACCATCAGCCGCGCGCTCCTGCAGAACCGGGAGCTCAAGGAGCAGCTGGCCGAGCTGCAGGATGGCTTCGTGCGACTG AGCAATGACAACATGGAGCTCACCAGCTCGCTGCAGGCCGAGCAGCACGTCAAGAACGAGCTGGCCAAGAAGCTCGGCCAgctgcaggagaggctgggggagctGAAGGAGACG GTGGAGCTGAAGAGCCAGGAGGCTCAGAGTCTGCAGCAGCAGCGCGACCAGTACCTGGGCCACCTGCAGCAGTACGTGGCCGCCTACCAGCAGCACGCGGCTGCCTACCAGCAGCTGAGCTCCGAGAAGGAGGCGCTGCACAAGCAGATTCTGCTGCAGACGCAGCTCATGGACCGGCTGCAGCACGAGGAGGTGCAGGGCAAGGTGGCGGTCCAGGTGGCTCGCCAGGAGCTGCAGGAGACCCAG GAGCGCCTGGAAGCTGCCGCCCAGCAAAACCAGCAGCTGCAAGCTCAGCTGGGCCTCCTGGGCCTCCCTGGAGAGG gagatggggaggaggaggaggaggaggaggaggaggaggaaactcCCCAGGCCAAAGTGCCCGTCCCAGAAGACCTGGAGAGCCGAGAGGCCGTG GTGACGTTCTTTACGTCGGCTCTCGCCCGAGCCGAGGAAGAGCGGGCCCGACTCCGCGGGCAGCTGAGGGAGCAGAAGGCTCGCTGCCGGCGCCTGGCTGTCCTTGCCGTGCCATCGCAGGGGGAGCCCGAGGGGACCTCAGCCGCTGGGACTGGGGGTGACTCTGTGTCTGGGGAGACTCACCAGGCCCTCCAGGGGGCCATGGAGAAGCTGCAG ACCCGCTTTCTGGAGGTGATGGCGGAGAAGGCGGAGCTCCGAGAGCGGGTAGAGGAGCTAGAACACCgctgcatccagctctctggagagACGGACACCATCG GAGAGTACATTGCCCTCTACCAGAACCAGAGGGCAGTGCTGAAGGAGCGGCACCGGGAGAAGGAGGAGTACATCAGCCGGCTGGCCCAGGACAAGGAGGACATGAAG ATCAAActcctggagctgcaggagctggtgctgcagcttgTGGGCGAGCGCAGCGAGTGGCAGGGCCGAGTGCTGGCTGCCGCCCCGGACCGCGCTGACCATCCCGCTCCTgcggccccagccctgcaggacgCTGCTGACCCGCAGGCTG GGCTTGGGGAGGTGAGCCTCGCCGACACCGTGGAGCCTGCGcaaggagaggctggggagggctcGTCCACGCAGAACCCTACCGCGCAGCAGATCATGAGGCTGCTGCGGGAGATCCAGCACCCCCAGGAGCGCCCAGGCCTGGGCACCAACCCCTGCATCCCCTTCTTCTACCGGGCTGACGAGCACGACGAAGTGAAGATCCTGATCGTCTAA